Proteins co-encoded in one Spirosoma endbachense genomic window:
- a CDS encoding M14 family zinc carboxypeptidase, whose protein sequence is MASSTNSQLIRRVHSLVAIGLTLIGVSAQAQNIDETYNQKIKEYTTDKRFLPASVLNLPDDPKVPSPIKHFGQIIGTPGILHRTPEIYGYYQKLAQSSPNITIQQVSTSEEGRPIQLVAIGSEDAMKRLDHYKNQLALLADPRKVGSQDLEKILGDTKLVYYLNGGLHSPEMGSPEMLMELAYRLITSQAPEIKTIRDNIIVLINPVSEPDGWDKQVDWYFRYTKSRKDYEDGFPKSPPYWGKYTYHDNNRDGLQVSQALTKALFKIFYDWHPTVSLDLHESVPLLYISTGTGPYNETIDPITIGEWQTMANHDITSLAAQGIPGVFTWAFYDGWYPGYALWISNNHNAAGRFYETFGNAGANTYLRDLAEQKYAGDAVTSKEWYRPDPATEKVYWSYRNGINYMQAGVLASLSYGATNSRMLLKNFYQKGLNNIRKGTEETPRAFVIPKNQRDPAMAAYLVNQLRAQAIEVHKTESGKDQGDYVVLLNQPYRNLAVSLLTKQNYPKEAKFPPYDDIAWTLGYLYGVDVKAEDSVKYITSDLKLISDDVKYAGNVDGDGTNYVLNYKGQNNLLPALLWTKTQNKLAKAVVLDSKTTFAGIKDTLAAGAVVFKGLTADQSKKLATQFGLNLQAAKAEPVAIGSPLRQHEVSLPRVAIYHSWFNTQDEGWARFTFEQRGIPYTSINKDHLKAGELRKKFDVILIPRMRGSATNFIHEIDTKYGPMPFTKTAEFPSHGYPDATSDMTGGPGFEGVDQLKKFVEAGGVLVTLDNSSLMIAETGIARDLDQVNAPTLFHPGSIVTVKNRRPDSPVMYGFPETFSIFRGIAPLLQTKKYNRDMMLMQYGTKPLKDEEEYKGAIMGMPDKKPMKDKAKETPKKEDPYVLSGMVRNEQAIIGHGGIFNVPVGSGRVVAFTFDPLHRFLNHHDAPLLWNVLINWNHLDVPSSSSPTAEAKASPATKVSGGN, encoded by the coding sequence ATGGCCTCCTCTACCAATAGCCAGTTAATCAGGCGAGTACACTCTCTGGTTGCTATTGGGCTAACGCTTATTGGCGTGTCGGCCCAGGCACAAAACATCGACGAAACGTACAACCAGAAAATTAAAGAATACACGACCGATAAGCGGTTTTTACCCGCATCAGTTCTGAACCTCCCCGACGACCCGAAAGTACCCTCCCCCATCAAACACTTCGGTCAGATCATCGGCACACCCGGCATATTGCACCGTACTCCTGAAATCTACGGTTACTACCAGAAATTAGCCCAAAGCTCACCCAACATCACTATACAGCAGGTAAGCACCAGCGAAGAAGGTCGACCGATACAGTTGGTTGCTATTGGCAGCGAGGATGCCATGAAACGGCTGGATCACTACAAAAACCAATTGGCTCTTCTGGCCGACCCCCGCAAGGTAGGTAGTCAGGATCTGGAGAAAATTCTGGGCGACACCAAACTCGTTTATTACCTCAACGGTGGTTTACACTCGCCCGAAATGGGTTCGCCGGAAATGCTGATGGAACTGGCTTATCGGCTGATAACCAGCCAGGCACCAGAGATCAAAACCATTCGGGATAACATTATCGTACTGATCAATCCGGTCTCGGAGCCCGATGGCTGGGATAAGCAGGTCGACTGGTATTTTCGCTACACGAAAAGCCGAAAAGACTACGAAGACGGTTTCCCGAAATCACCACCTTACTGGGGAAAATATACCTACCACGATAACAACCGCGATGGGTTGCAGGTATCGCAGGCGCTGACCAAAGCCTTATTCAAAATCTTTTACGACTGGCATCCAACGGTTAGCCTCGATCTGCACGAGTCAGTCCCCTTGCTTTACATCTCAACCGGAACTGGCCCCTACAACGAAACCATCGACCCGATCACCATCGGCGAATGGCAGACGATGGCCAATCATGACATCACGTCACTGGCAGCGCAGGGCATTCCCGGCGTGTTTACCTGGGCGTTCTACGATGGCTGGTATCCGGGTTATGCACTCTGGATTTCGAACAACCACAATGCAGCCGGACGTTTTTATGAAACCTTCGGAAATGCGGGTGCGAACACCTACCTGCGCGATCTGGCCGAACAGAAATATGCAGGCGATGCCGTTACGTCTAAAGAGTGGTACCGGCCCGATCCAGCCACTGAAAAAGTATACTGGTCCTATCGGAACGGCATCAACTACATGCAAGCGGGTGTGCTGGCATCCCTGTCGTATGGGGCAACAAACAGCCGGATGTTGCTAAAGAACTTCTACCAGAAAGGGCTGAATAACATCAGAAAAGGGACAGAAGAAACACCTCGTGCTTTTGTTATTCCGAAGAATCAGCGCGATCCGGCCATGGCCGCGTATCTGGTCAACCAACTGCGGGCACAGGCAATTGAAGTTCATAAAACTGAGTCGGGAAAGGATCAGGGCGATTATGTTGTCCTGTTGAATCAACCCTACCGGAACCTTGCCGTTTCGCTGCTGACCAAACAGAATTACCCGAAAGAAGCCAAATTCCCGCCCTACGACGACATTGCCTGGACACTAGGTTACCTGTATGGTGTAGACGTGAAGGCAGAAGACAGCGTAAAATACATAACGAGCGATCTCAAACTCATTAGCGATGATGTGAAATACGCCGGAAATGTAGATGGCGACGGCACGAACTATGTATTGAACTACAAGGGTCAGAACAACCTGCTGCCTGCGTTACTGTGGACAAAAACGCAGAACAAGCTGGCCAAAGCCGTTGTTCTCGACTCTAAAACTACCTTTGCCGGAATTAAGGATACGCTGGCGGCTGGTGCGGTTGTGTTCAAAGGCTTGACGGCCGATCAGTCTAAAAAACTAGCCACGCAGTTTGGCCTCAATTTACAGGCCGCTAAAGCCGAGCCGGTAGCCATCGGATCGCCCTTGCGGCAACACGAAGTCAGCCTGCCCCGTGTAGCTATTTACCACAGCTGGTTCAATACCCAGGACGAAGGCTGGGCGCGGTTTACGTTCGAACAGCGCGGTATTCCGTATACATCCATTAACAAAGATCATTTGAAAGCGGGTGAATTAAGGAAGAAATTTGACGTCATTCTGATTCCCCGGATGCGTGGCTCTGCAACCAACTTCATCCATGAGATTGATACTAAATACGGCCCAATGCCTTTTACGAAAACCGCCGAATTCCCATCGCACGGCTATCCGGATGCAACCAGCGATATGACCGGTGGACCAGGTTTTGAAGGGGTCGATCAGCTGAAAAAATTTGTTGAAGCAGGTGGTGTGCTCGTCACACTCGACAACTCATCGCTGATGATTGCCGAGACGGGTATTGCCCGCGATCTCGACCAGGTAAACGCACCAACGCTTTTCCATCCGGGCTCGATTGTAACCGTTAAAAACCGCCGACCCGACAGCCCGGTCATGTATGGCTTCCCCGAAACGTTCTCTATTTTCCGGGGCATTGCACCGCTTCTGCAAACGAAGAAGTATAACCGCGACATGATGCTGATGCAGTATGGCACGAAACCACTCAAAGACGAAGAGGAGTACAAAGGTGCCATTATGGGTATGCCGGATAAAAAGCCGATGAAAGACAAGGCAAAAGAAACACCGAAGAAAGAAGACCCTTATGTGCTTTCCGGAATGGTTCGGAATGAACAGGCCATCATCGGTCATGGGGGTATTTTCAACGTACCCGTAGGTTCGGGTCGGGTGGTTGCCTTTACCTTCGACCCCTTACACCGCTTTCTGAACCACCACGACGCTCCGCTACTCTGGAATGTCCTGATCAACTGGAATCACCTGGATGTACCATCCAGTTCGTCTCCTACGGCAGAGGCCAAAGCCAGCCCGGCAACGAAAGTGAGTGGAGGAAATTGA
- a CDS encoding nucleoside hydrolase, with protein sequence MPKLVLMDHDGAIDDLLSQLLVLTMPDVELIGVTVTPADCYIEPALESAYKLLQVMGQEHIPLGRGDYYGINAFPSEWRARPEVINALPMLINLPKAPDPYTYRSAPDLIIDRLSAASEKVTVLMTGPCSNLVLALEKAPELKAKIGEVVWMAGAFRVSGNVQTFQHDGSAEWNVFWDPISTKKLVEIELPLTFIPLDVTNHVPVTKTFLSTLATQIDYKLSNLTGQFWALTLDTIPGYYYTYFMWDILATSYLAMPEQFKTEVVKAKVSTRPPNAGQTFLDETGYTVKIATDVNIEYFYEYILGQFKR encoded by the coding sequence ATGCCCAAACTTGTCTTGATGGATCATGACGGTGCAATTGATGACTTGTTGTCTCAATTGCTCGTATTGACAATGCCCGATGTGGAACTGATCGGGGTAACCGTCACACCTGCTGACTGCTACATTGAACCCGCGCTCGAATCGGCCTATAAGCTGCTTCAGGTAATGGGGCAGGAGCATATTCCACTGGGCAGGGGCGATTATTATGGCATCAACGCATTCCCGAGCGAATGGCGGGCACGACCTGAGGTCATAAACGCCCTGCCCATGCTGATCAATCTGCCCAAAGCGCCCGATCCATATACATACCGTAGCGCGCCCGACCTGATCATCGATAGATTGTCGGCTGCTTCCGAAAAAGTGACGGTTTTGATGACGGGGCCCTGTTCCAATCTGGTTTTGGCCCTGGAGAAAGCGCCGGAACTGAAAGCCAAAATAGGTGAGGTCGTTTGGATGGCGGGCGCATTCAGGGTATCTGGCAATGTGCAAACCTTTCAGCATGATGGAAGCGCCGAATGGAATGTGTTCTGGGACCCTATCAGTACAAAGAAACTGGTCGAGATTGAACTGCCCTTGACGTTTATTCCGCTGGACGTGACCAATCATGTTCCGGTAACGAAAACGTTTCTCTCAACCCTAGCCACGCAGATCGACTATAAGCTATCAAACCTGACGGGCCAGTTCTGGGCCTTGACGCTCGATACAATTCCCGGCTATTATTACACCTACTTCATGTGGGATATTCTGGCAACCAGCTATCTGGCCATGCCGGAGCAGTTCAAAACAGAAGTCGTGAAAGCGAAAGTCAGTACTCGGCCTCCAAATGCCGGACAAACCTTTCTGGATGAAACCGGATACACGGTTAAAATCGCGACGGACGTGAATATCGAGTATTTTTATGAGTACATATTGGGGCAATTTAAGCGATAA
- a CDS encoding purine nucleoside permease produces the protein MKRLIPALVLLTSLYTYGQPAVPIPVRVVIVTMFEIGADTGDRPGEFQYWVERLPLSQTIPFPQGYRNLRYNAEKQVLGICTGMGTARSAASIMALGMDTRFDLSHAYWLVAGIAGIDPQDGSAGSAAWAEWLVDGDLAHEIDSREMPKEWSTGYLPLRRTKPYEEPVQENDFTVAMHLNPHLVKWAYTLTKESKLDDTEMLRKMRSVYRDYPEAQKPPRVMMGDHIAAMTFWHGKYLNDWANDWVRYWTKGKGNFVTSAMEDTGTGQSLQWLSAAGKADFNRYLVLRTASNYTMQPSGVTAAQNLTNGGKEVGERYTAYIPALEAAYRIGNTVVDQLISNWAVYKDTIPGK, from the coding sequence ATGAAACGATTAATCCCTGCTCTGGTACTACTCACCAGTTTATATACCTACGGCCAGCCTGCAGTACCTATTCCGGTTCGGGTTGTTATTGTCACGATGTTCGAAATCGGGGCCGATACGGGCGATCGGCCGGGGGAATTTCAATACTGGGTAGAGCGCTTGCCATTGTCACAAACGATACCGTTTCCGCAGGGATACCGCAATCTACGCTACAATGCCGAAAAGCAGGTGCTGGGTATTTGCACGGGAATGGGAACAGCTCGGTCGGCAGCCTCGATCATGGCACTGGGTATGGACACTCGCTTCGATCTGTCGCACGCGTACTGGCTCGTGGCGGGTATTGCGGGCATCGATCCGCAGGACGGCAGCGCTGGTTCAGCGGCCTGGGCAGAGTGGCTGGTCGACGGTGATCTGGCGCATGAAATCGATTCGCGCGAGATGCCTAAAGAATGGTCTACGGGTTATTTGCCGCTTCGCCGGACAAAACCGTACGAAGAGCCCGTTCAGGAAAACGACTTTACTGTTGCGATGCATCTGAACCCTCATCTGGTTAAATGGGCTTATACGCTAACGAAAGAGAGTAAACTGGATGATACTGAAATGCTTCGGAAGATGCGCTCCGTTTATCGGGACTATCCTGAAGCCCAGAAACCGCCCCGCGTGATGATGGGCGATCACATTGCTGCAATGACCTTTTGGCATGGCAAGTACCTGAATGACTGGGCAAACGACTGGGTCAGATACTGGACGAAAGGCAAAGGGAATTTCGTGACGTCGGCCATGGAAGATACCGGAACGGGCCAATCATTGCAATGGCTTTCTGCCGCCGGGAAAGCCGATTTTAATCGTTACCTGGTGCTTCGAACGGCGAGTAATTATACCATGCAGCCGTCGGGTGTAACAGCCGCACAGAACCTGACTAATGGCGGAAAGGAAGTAGGGGAACGTTATACTGCCTATATTCCAGCCCTCGAAGCCGCTTACCGGATCGGGAATACGGTCGTTGACCAATTGATCTCGAACTGGGCAGTGTATAAAGATACTATTCCCGGAAAGTGA
- a CDS encoding FkbM family methyltransferase translates to MLNYLKESFARKKARRITSKYGHETDTFQLADDGLVEFANWKNPLVEPKIITQGEINFFRRFVPRGSFCIDIGANIGDTTVPMALAAGKEGITLGFEPNPMTHEILVANAQLNGRTTNIVPLPYAITREDGEFFYSSSEASFGNGGVSASVEEAKKHGNFQLQQKITGINLQTFLNDRYKDQLSRLSLIKIDVEGHDQEVIESISPLILQYKPVLIAECFSESRLDERTELYNTVADLGYTLYYFEDFEESTTVIPLSPQDMNRWKNFNFYAVPNSPVS, encoded by the coding sequence ATGCTCAACTACCTAAAAGAGTCATTTGCCCGGAAAAAGGCCAGACGGATTACCAGCAAGTATGGACACGAGACAGACACCTTTCAATTAGCCGACGATGGATTGGTCGAGTTCGCCAATTGGAAAAATCCACTCGTTGAACCAAAAATAATTACGCAGGGAGAGATCAATTTCTTTCGTCGTTTTGTGCCCCGCGGTAGTTTTTGCATTGATATTGGCGCGAACATTGGCGATACGACGGTGCCAATGGCGCTGGCTGCCGGTAAGGAAGGCATAACACTGGGTTTTGAGCCTAATCCGATGACTCATGAAATCCTGGTTGCTAATGCGCAACTGAATGGCAGGACGACCAATATCGTGCCGCTTCCGTACGCTATTACGAGGGAGGATGGCGAGTTTTTTTATTCATCGTCTGAAGCTTCATTTGGTAATGGAGGAGTTTCGGCCAGCGTTGAAGAGGCCAAAAAACATGGCAACTTTCAGCTTCAACAGAAGATAACCGGGATAAACTTGCAAACGTTTTTGAATGACCGTTACAAAGACCAGCTCTCTCGGCTTTCGTTGATAAAGATTGACGTTGAAGGGCATGATCAGGAAGTGATTGAGTCTATTTCTCCATTGATTTTACAGTATAAGCCAGTACTTATCGCGGAATGTTTTAGTGAATCCAGGTTGGATGAACGTACTGAACTATATAACACGGTAGCCGATCTTGGCTATACACTCTATTACTTCGAGGATTTTGAGGAGAGTACAACCGTAATTCCTTTAAGCCCGCAGGATATGAATCGATGGAAGAATTTCAATTTTTATGCTGTTCCCAATTCACCGGTCAGCTAG